The following are encoded together in the Salvia hispanica cultivar TCC Black 2014 chromosome 6, UniMelb_Shisp_WGS_1.0, whole genome shotgun sequence genome:
- the LOC125192020 gene encoding uncharacterized protein LOC125192020, translating into MAARLQQLQSKACQATQYVSKHGTTYYKQLMEQNKQYVKEPATVETCSELSKQLFYTRLASIPGRTETFWKEIDYVKNMWKHRQEMKVEDLGIAALFGLECFAWFCAGEIVGRGFTFTGYYP; encoded by the exons ATGGCAGCGAGACTACAGCAATTGCAAAGCAAGGCTTGCCAAGCCACACAATATGTGTCCAAGCATGGCACCACCTACTATAAGCAGTTAATGGAGCAGAACAAACAATATGTAAAAGAACCAGCAACTGTTGAAACATGTAGCGAATTATCCAAGCAGCTGTTCTACACTCGTCTTGCCAG CATTCCTGGTCGCACTGAGACCTTCTGGAAGGAAATCGACTACGTGAAGAATATGTGGAAGCACAGGCAGGAAATGAAGGTTGAGGATCTTGGAATCGCTGCTCTGTTCGGGCTTGAATGCTTTGCATGGTTCTGTGCCGGTGAAATTGTCGGAAGGGGATTCACATTTACCGGCTACTATCCCTGA